A segment of the Carassius carassius chromosome 21, fCarCar2.1, whole genome shotgun sequence genome:
aggcaggcgcatgaaaaaaaaacagtttgaaacaggatacaccttctcttttttaattgatgatggcggtgcctcactttctccatttttcgaatCGTAAAACGTGCATCTAAAAGGTCATTCTCAGTGTGCCTGGtagcatagacatgtatagaaaggctagatagcttaccggcgctgagagccaatgggacccgacgacgtcacacggcggccatcttaggacaggaccgctcgtccagttataacattaaagtctactgtgcatgtagtgctgaaataactatattttgctcaattttcaaccgattttcaaacggcttggtgtgtcataaacttcagggatgcggctatttaactgcatacttgtgaaaaattatagccacggagtttattaagaaaatagtatattaagtagactagacaggtaaagtactaggtatacccatacacacacacacagtaatgatgtcaatatttataaggtacatgaaacatgaaatagtgcaatttagtttattactaatatttacattattaaatacatgtttaaatttatgtataatataaatctgtctcaagttgccattctgtaaaataaagagaaatgggtctttgtttttttacttaggtccaaaggcacacaattagaaaaaacttacaaaaaaaatatacaaaatatacaaaaaaaaaaaaaaaacattaagacacaattggacacaaaactctttccatcaatacaatataatcaatacagctccctccctctcctctcattttccacaagcgtaatcagaagttctgtaaacaaaaaaccaacaaagtaatccaaatgtaaagatgtttttaagaaaccaaaccacttggaaattaTGTGTAACTCAAcgctatgttgaaacgaaagactaaccctgcctctcccaccaatttacaattgcttggtgactcacttacgacctcttcactgctagccagcaaataaatacaaccacatccacaaaatgacatttagacaaaagattaggttgtcaagaaacgttgttggtctcaggaaacctgttaataattgaaaatgtcgactgtggtatcactttagagtagagggcagccatgaaacacacagctacgctgcaatgttaagcgtttctcaaaacgtgaagctacaatttaaacatcggcatcagcacaaatcatagccacgttaataaggtttgtaataaaccaaaccgtttgtaaatccgtcaagaattcagcaagttacgagcattttagttggcgtatgtcactcaccttccgtccacagcagcagggagcagcagcgcagtctcctgacctaagatggccgccaagtgacgacacagctgactccgccttgagccatctagcctttctatacatgtctatgcctGGTAGCCTATGCACGTGCgtgcgctgtcatgacaacaacgaaaaagttgacaacaacctggtcagcagttcaactgaggtgtgggtgtggcaacagtagcgtgctgaactgtcaagtaatgttggtgtggtatggaggtaaatcagtagctaaactcgagaggttgaagatatgaatgtgagaacttgtcatattaatagtTGTATttataagttaaaatttacactcacagctctgatgtgaaaagctgaatctttcaatttgcacacacagacaatgctcaaaacacccgtgttttgaattggaagttgtagattaatagtcacaaatgtgtagaatgacattcacacaaagaaaatgacatacacacatgtttatgacatatttacttttgcactttacttcagtttcgctgcacaacgtcaagtcggcacttttcaacctctcagatctggaagtacaagttcaaatcctagcgctctgacttttgctactctttttgcggtattctgttgcaaaactcacttgtgcacttgtatatgcagatgtgagagagcagagctgggagcggggctttggtgcgaatgaagacattttattggtcgatgcccgaccaatgaacaaattgttttcactgaatatccttagctttgacagaattttaagacactgcattcattttgccattcaggtattatctagtagaaaaataatgcaacatattttatatgtatatcccactgcatattgcagagtaaactcgctgaacCAGAGCatgcgttgttcattggtcgggcatcgaccaataaaatgtcttcattctcaccaaagccccgcccccagctctgctctctcacatctgcatatacaagtgcacaaatgagttttgcaacagaataccgcaaaaagagtagcaaaagtcagtgactattaatctacaacttccaattcaaaacacgggtgttttgatcattgtttgtgtgtgcaaattgaaagattcaacttttcacatcagagctgtgagtgtaaattagaacttacaaatacaaatattaatatgacaagttctcacaatcagatcttcaacctctcgagttttgctactgatttacctttatatttGGCTGCCTGGGACTCGAAgatatagagcgaccaactttttttgagcaagcattgattatgcgtgacacagtctcaatttgtgggacacatgaattgggcttcaaacgctgtgcgcgcacgcacgacgcgggacgggtggtcaccctagaaATGTTACACTTAAAAAAACTGCTGAATAATGGATTGTAAAGTTATagaatatataatgaaatatttaagaAAGGTACATCTGGATTTAAAAGCCAATTTATTAATagagttttgttttttctttttctttctctctcagtttAGTAATTCTTCTTGTTCCATCAATGACACAGCAGCTCAGCATGTGGCGGGAAAGCACCTTTTTGTTCGTTTCCCAACCGCTAATAAAAAGCTAGAAGTTAAGTGCTGATTTTCGCTTACTGGCCTGTGGGGGCAGCATCGGCCCTGTTAGAGACAAGTAGCAAAATAAACGGGGGCGAAGAAGAGTCTCCCGCGTATTTTGACTTGTGTTTTTAGCATTAGAagatgtgagttttttttaatactgcagatttgttttattattatcaaaagaTTAAAAAGATGTCAAATCTCAGTCAGGAACTGAAGCGCTGGGCTGTTGAGGAGCTTGAGTTGCCAGCAGCCAGACTACCGGATGACGGCTATATAAAGACGTTAGTGAGTTCTGAATTATAGCATTAATCCTCATCAACGATTTTAGATTGAATTTGTGTTTACGCTTAATCTAGGTTGTGTGTCGGTCCTGGAGCTTCCATTTGGAAGTATATCACGCAACATATTTATAAGGAAAGGTGAGCTCTCAAGTTTTTACAATCTCGAATGCTCACTACGTTTTCTTCAAGGCATTTTTCTGATTATACAATATTCCTTTGACATATAACTTATCTTACAGAAACGTTCGTGTCATGAGGGGGAATATCCAGTGGTATCCTTTAAGTCTTCTGAAAATGTGATGTGTTAATATgcatataatgtatgtatgtgtatattgtGTACAGGGTTGTTATCGCTGATTAAGCTAAAACTATTCAAACTCGTTTtcgtaaaataaattaaagctgattttttttttatttgcaactaACTGAAGTAAAAGAAAGCTTAAGTCGAAGTGCTAAAATGaccaaaatagaaataaatggaaatattttataaaacgaatactaaattttaaataaaaactgataCTATATAAACAGCCTAATCCCACTGATTTTATGACACATGAAATATGGCTGTTTCAAGAGGCCCAccacaatttatatattttaactgtgTTCTGTCAAAATGTCGAAAATCAAGCTGCTACTTTATTACTTTATAAATTGTGGTTGTGTGAGCTGTGGAATTGTTCCTTGACCATCTAAATCGTAAGGTACAAAGTTTTACAAGATAAAGAGGTAAAGAAAATAACTTAATTGCTATTTGTTATGCTGCTTCTATAAGGATTGATAAGCTCAGCTAAAGATGATTATTCTTTGTAGCTCAACCAGTTGAAGAATCAGAATAAAGATACAAGAAGGATTGAGCTTCAGAGAGAGATCGATGCCCTTCAAACTGAACTCAATCAACTGGACACAAAGATCAGTAGAGTGGAGGATCAACTTGCTACCGAAGGTGAATGTTCTTATTTTATCTTCCTGTTCATCATTATGCTCTTTTATACTACCTACACCTATAATATATAGACTATTTGGGGGTTTAATTACCTTCTTTActgttaatatctttttttttttaaatacatcagATTATGGAATGGTATTTTACTGTTGTTACTAATATCTTGCTCTGTTTCTGAGCAGAAAAGAATGTGAACAGGAACTGGGAGGACTTTATGGAGAGCAGGCATAGACAGATCCTGTTAGATTCTTTCAGGCAGCGCTGCTCTGAGGAGAGGAACGTACTGTTAGAGGACGCGCACGTGATTGGCACTCAGCGGCATGCCCTGGAAGAGCTGTCCAAGTTAGCCACCTTCAGACTGCCATATTTTGATACTGTGtgcatttttgctgaataaaaccattaatattattcatatgactCAAACCTGTAAATCACATTATTGTCCAGGAAAGCAGAGGTGAAGCTGGTGTTTGGGCCATCTGACAGTTCAGACAGTGAAGCCGGAACAGATCCATTGGTTTTAGTAAGTATTGCTGTATTAACTGGTGTTTGTGATGCACACTATAACATTATAATTATAGCTACTTTTTGACTTCAGTTTTATGATGTCAGTTTTAATTCTGAAAATCAAAAATTCTACTTTTGAATGGCCTTCGTTTTAGAAAGCTAGGTGGTGAAGTTCTAAAATCTTTAAATAAGCTTTCACTGATCTTTCACTTGGGGCCTAATTGAATCATTTTAACCAATCAAACTCCAACTGACCACTTGATTAAATAATTTATCTTTGCACTGATTGTAACTCATGAAACACAATTTTTATCTCATTTCAGAAAGATGTGAGAGAGCTCTGCAGAGAGAGGGTTCTCTTCTTTCAGGGCCTGCTAGAGAGTGAACTAAATGTGAATCCGTCCACTGAGTAAGACACACAGGCCTCTGATGCTGATAATGTAGATAGAAAAGCTTTAACACTTTTGCCTTATTGATGctaattcatttgtttttatcCAGATTTACTCATGAACATAGGAAAGCAGCGATCCAGCACTGGATGAGTGCAGTGGAGGTAGATGAAAACACTAATTTCAGTAGGATGCATGTTTGTTATGTGTCTGCATGCATTTAGTTCTGCACGACGACAGCTCATGAGAACCTCAATATGTTTAATTTTCAGAATGCTCTACGCACTCATCCTCCAAACCAAGTTCTTTCAGCTCTGCAAGCCTTGACCTCCAGACAGCAGGTGGCGTTAGAAGAGAAGATTGCAGCTTTGAATGTGGAGCGTGACATTTCAGATCTAGGGTATGTTTTACATTATCATGTATGTTATCAAAACCTACTCTATAAACAATGATGTTGTTGAATCGATTATTGCCTATTACTCAGGCATTTGCACTTAATGCAGGTTTCGTTATGAGAGCGATCACCTAATAGATGCGTCGGCTGAGCAGAAAGAGGAGTTAACACCTGTCCGCAGTCTGTTACAGGTGATCATTTGAGATGGTGGTCTTACTACATTTTACATACTTTTGTGGCTCAGATTGTATTTGTGTCTTTGCACACAGTCTGCCTGGGAGGAGGTGGAGCAGAGTTATTTTGAACTGGCTCAGACTCGCAACAGATGTGGGCAGCTAGAGACCGAACTCGCGGCTTTGATGAGAAAAGCAGAGACGGCACATGTATCAGATCCAGTGTCCAGGtggaaattattatatttacttatGAATTTGTGAcgtcaataattattattaattattacttgTTATAATTACTTGCTGAATTCCATAAATgggttatgtatgtatgtatgtgtgtgtgtgtgtgtatgcaagtataaaataaaaatagatagattaactgccttttttattattctgttctctgaggtccacatATAATcttatcaagatttttacataaGAAGTAATAGGCTATGTTCTGTCCTGTTTTGTCCCCCCTTTtcagaatgctctgtttgaatacGAGGCAGATTGTTGACTCAGAAGTAAATgaccactgctatgattggctaacatctTTTGTAGATGGACGCTGCTGTGGTTTAGGTtaaattaatactaaaataaatataagatcAAACAATATTTATCATGTACTGAAAACAGGTATTCACACTTGTGTGTAGCAATATCAAATCCAATATATTTGGCACAGCATTGTCTTTTAGCTTCAATGTGtcaaattgtgccttgtttgtaaacaaatccaCGGTAAAATAAAGCGAACAAAGGAACAAGTTCTTACTGATATGTTATGGCACTTCATTACAAATTAAGTTAATCAAATAAAGTTTATCATTTGGTTTTTGCGTAGACCTGCGGTTGCCGCTCTTGTCATTTACCTACTATGTGCGCAAAGCAGTGGACGGGCTAAACCGGCAGAGATgtagaaacaggtgttgatcttCCTCTGTGGAGGCAGTGTTTAGCACTATCACATCATAAACTGGCACAATCCAAATCTGTCGTTTTGGGagattggcttcaatataagctaTTTTTAGACTATCAAGAAAGTTATGATTTTTGAAACTTGCACAATGACTTCTTATATCAAGCGAATTTTGATTTTTCAGTTCATGACCACTTTAATTGTTATTGGCTTCACAGGAATtgcaaaataacattttacattttgtagtacttgtattataaattgtatgtaatattactgtttttattgcatCTTGATTAGATAAATGCAGTGTATGTACagttagtataatataatatatatagttactaaaatagtatattaaaaataatattgtgtacAATGggaggtatttaaaaaaaaaattttttaatacaAATGGGTTTTGTTTCGTTTGTGAGCAGGGGTGTGTTTGAGTTGGAGATGGAGGGAGTAAAGCAGGCAGCAGTCAGAGATCGTATCAGAGAGCAGTGTGCTCATCTACAGCTGCAGGCCAGAGAGGGGCAGGACGCCATCAGAACCCTGCAGACACAGTGGCAATGTGTCATGGACTTCAGACAGCTTGTGGTGCATAATTATATTTAGTCCAAACAAAAGACTGAAAATTCTAATTCATAGTCTGgagttaagtgttttttttttcctttgtaggACAGAAGACAAGAGCAGATACGGCGATTGATCAAGGGAAACTCCACTGTGAAAACAGAGTTGACCCGTGTTCATGCAGAGGTATCGTCTCATGCAATACGttttttagtcttcagtgtcacatgatcctttatagatcattctaatatgctgatttagtgctgaagagatttcttttaaatcTGACAAACTATTGAATGGTAATTtgggtgtgtgtttttcttttttttttttcaggttgggCAGTTTGTTCAAGAACAGCTCAATCCTCAACTTGGCAGTGTGATTAAAGCCAGCAGTGAACTGCGCAACTCTGTGTCGCAAGGGGCCAAGCTCTTCAGCTGTGTAGCCCTGGCTGCACTCAATCGTAGAGTCATAAAGGGGTCAGCAAATCTACCGAAATCCCTTTTTCCTTTCAGTGACTTTGTACAAGATATCGTGCCTAGCATTTTTAGTTGTTTTGCAGTGCGAAGTCAGAGACTGAAGTTCTTGAAAGTTTTCTTAATTAAAATTTGcacatttaataatgcattatcgTACTGTAACATTGGgaaaaatgaactaaattatatAATTCTCTGAAGCTTAATGTCTGTGCTGGGATCTAGTCTTTTGTTTTTAATCAGCAGGGGGCAGAAACCACCAGCAGCTCAGCTTTCCATCCACCGGATGCAGTCCCCGGCTTTCCACAAACTCTGTCAAAGTCTTTCATTTCCCATGTACATGGTGAGATGCTCACTTCCAGTCTATTAATACACTTAATTTATTCCTCACCTTTCTGAGAGCCATTTCAGTTAAGTTCATCAAGCACCATTTAGAAAGTCCATTATTTTAACACATACAAAAAGTGTAAATTTTCTAATGATTGTTCATATCATATATTGACTTAATATAGTGGTGGGCAAAATTATTACAACACTAGTATCTTCATCAGCTTAAACATGGTTTTAAGTCTGTTATttgtatcttttgctgtagtgtgtcagtaggaaatatcagtttacatttccaaacattcattttgccattaattgtaataagcaacagccagtgctccacacagagatctgatctcatcttcatccagtctgtctggaatgacacgaagaaacagaacaaactgagaccgaCTCAATCTAGAACTGTGGGAATGTCTCtcagatgcttcaagaaacccaTCTAGGtcaaaagctgctttaaatgcaaaggatggtcacaccaaatgttgatttcattaagttaatagaagttaattgataaaaaaaaatgtatacaattatttttgacagcatcctcattttacagcatttttaaacAAGTTGCCTGAaacttttaacagtactgtagctttgcaggtagctttcttgaagcatcttagtgatgttgccacagttctagatttagtctgtctcagtttgttctgtttcttcatgtca
Coding sequences within it:
- the haus5 gene encoding HAUS augmin-like complex subunit 5 yields the protein MSNLSQELKRWAVEELELPAARLPDDGYIKTLCVGPGASIWKYITQHIYKERNVRVMRGNIQWYKVLQDKELNQLKNQNKDTRRIELQREIDALQTELNQLDTKISRVEDQLATEEKNVNRNWEDFMESRHRQILLDSFRQRCSEERNVLLEDAHVIGTQRHALEELSKKAEVKLVFGPSDSSDSEAGTDPLVLKDVRELCRERVLFFQGLLESELNVNPSTEFTHEHRKAAIQHWMSAVENALRTHPPNQVLSALQALTSRQQVALEEKIAALNVERDISDLGFRYESDHLIDASAEQKEELTPVRSLLQSAWEEVEQSYFELAQTRNRCGQLETELAALMRKAETAHVSDPVSRGVFELEMEGVKQAAVRDRIREQCAHLQLQAREGQDAIRTLQTQWQCVMDFRQLVDRRQEQIRRLIKGNSTVKTELTRVHAEVGQFVQEQLNPQLGSVIKASSELRNSVSQGAKLFSCVALAALNRRVIKGGQKPPAAQLSIHRMQSPAFHKLCQSLSFPMYMAPEELWSQAAVLRLELRNLRRLLQLFSESSVDLQKLTAQLPSPDQQTLVQRVKMVDDEILQTLLPRARELTQRCSKGLLYTEQVKTAITHWWEQPGQFALPEMQREGLTFQQWLQRWKLATKES